From Chryseobacterium salivictor, a single genomic window includes:
- a CDS encoding DUF6909 family protein, whose product MVNSRARETTEAIERLYVSMRHLFYRGFFKPAGISGESLRSLLMIINPEIYGTMGVPNKIELDGLLYVLDRLPEGIEECSFIHLTSDEGFDKGSFEVIVPKKRRRNCYRIDEHQMNIEVLLGRSEIYDILTHLTFLYIEADKIRKLAFLSERSDKPSRAWKIIEEVATGDKKMSRKEKEVALIHLSSLLGRTFDETLNAYNSFGDDKNPDRLFKIIYHLGNESFNDYKQIREREVHFSAILRERVGHHFFGEKWANKVKQVLAENNLQMRPLHIISANMHSVKNMLFANDAIGKKVTKNVDYKMYEEISNKKTLQEKVLVHSQDAGLIYIHDQSGSNIDVQIIDLAKTDLKNTPFADLNYSGDDVIMVFDYAFGEQAYEVMDELLRPYDYNGEIYTMKVKSISIMGKAGILMGGKGDIMIPTSHVFEGTADNYPFENALKLADFEDDELRAFEGGMVTVLGTSLQNKDILRYFMDTSWKAIGLEMEGAHYQKAIQVASKIRHHISEDLFVMYAYYASDNPLETGSTLSSGGLGLTGVKPTYLITLRILEKILKSGTSAKK is encoded by the coding sequence ATGGTAAATTCACGAGCAAGAGAAACCACTGAAGCAATCGAAAGACTTTATGTTTCTATGCGGCACTTATTCTATCGCGGTTTTTTCAAACCTGCCGGGATCTCCGGAGAAAGCCTCCGGTCACTACTTATGATCATCAACCCGGAAATTTATGGAACAATGGGAGTTCCGAACAAAATAGAGTTAGACGGACTTCTGTATGTTTTAGACCGACTTCCGGAAGGGATTGAGGAATGCTCATTCATTCATCTTACTTCTGATGAAGGTTTCGACAAAGGAAGCTTCGAAGTTATTGTTCCTAAAAAAAGAAGAAGAAACTGTTATCGGATCGACGAACATCAAATGAACATCGAAGTTCTTTTGGGCCGTTCTGAAATTTACGATATTCTCACTCACCTTACTTTCCTTTATATTGAAGCGGACAAAATCCGCAAACTAGCCTTCCTTTCTGAACGCAGCGACAAACCAAGCAGAGCCTGGAAAATTATCGAAGAAGTTGCAACAGGCGATAAAAAAATGAGCAGAAAAGAGAAAGAAGTGGCACTGATACACCTCTCTTCATTGTTAGGACGAACCTTTGATGAAACTTTGAACGCTTATAACAGTTTCGGTGATGATAAAAATCCGGATCGTCTTTTCAAAATCATTTATCATTTAGGAAACGAAAGTTTTAACGATTATAAACAAATCAGAGAAAGAGAAGTTCATTTCTCGGCAATTCTCAGAGAAAGAGTAGGCCACCATTTCTTTGGCGAAAAATGGGCGAATAAAGTAAAACAGGTTTTAGCAGAAAATAATCTGCAGATGAGACCTTTACATATTATTTCTGCCAACATGCATTCTGTGAAAAATATGCTTTTTGCAAATGATGCTATCGGAAAAAAGGTGACTAAGAATGTGGACTATAAAATGTACGAAGAAATTTCTAACAAGAAAACCTTACAGGAAAAAGTTCTCGTGCATTCCCAAGATGCCGGTTTGATTTACATTCACGATCAAAGCGGAAGCAATATCGACGTTCAGATTATCGATTTGGCAAAAACCGATTTGAAAAATACACCATTTGCAGACTTAAATTATTCGGGAGACGATGTGATTATGGTTTTCGATTATGCATTCGGTGAGCAGGCTTACGAAGTAATGGACGAACTTTTACGTCCTTATGACTATAACGGCGAAATCTATACGATGAAGGTAAAATCCATTTCGATAATGGGGAAAGCCGGAATTTTGATGGGCGGAAAAGGAGATATTATGATTCCTACTTCTCACGTATTTGAAGGAACCGCAGATAATTATCCGTTTGAAAATGCTTTGAAATTAGCAGATTTCGAAGATGACGAATTACGGGCATTCGAAGGCGGGATGGTTACCGTTTTGGGAACTTCTCTTCAGAATAAAGATATTCTCCGTTATTTCATGGACACTTCCTGGAAAGCGATTGGGCTGGAAATGGAAGGTGCACATTATCAGAAAGCCATTCAGGTAGCCTCGAAAATCCGCCACCATATTTCAGAAGATCTTTTCGTAATGTACGCGTATTATGCGTCGGATAACCCTCTGGAAACCGGTTCTACACTATCTTCTGGTGGTTTAGGATTAACAGGTGTGAAGCCGACTTATTTAATTACGTTAAGAATATTAGAGAAAATTTTAAAAAGCGGAACATCTGCTAAAAAATAA
- a CDS encoding glutamine synthetase III family protein — protein sequence MSNLRFKALELLSQKDYRKENAVEVPAKLSSLFCENVFSEETMREYLTKEAFMSIQNAIKSGLKIQRDVADQIAVAMKDWSISKGATHYTHWFQPLTGSTAEKHDSFFTPFESDRAIDRFSGGMLIQQEPDASSFPNGGIRNTFEARGYTAWDPTSPAFIMGTTLCIPSIFISYTGETLDYKAPLLRALHAVDEAATDICRSYFDKNVTKVIPTLGWEQEYFLVDSALYQSRPDLVITGKTLLGHSPAKGQQLDDHYFGSIPTRVMNFMKELEIKSIQLGIPVTTRHNEVAPNQFELAPMFEEVNVAVDHNSLLMDLMARVAHKHHFHILFHEKPFAGVNGSGKHNNWSLATDTGENLLSPGKNPKKNLQFLTFFVNTLKAVHDYADLLRVSIASAGNDHRLGANEAPPAIISTFIGSQLFGVLEELEKVKDGKLSPEEKTDLKLNVVGKIPNILLDNTDRNRTSPFAFTGNKFEIRAVGSSANCAEVMTVMNAIAAKQFKTFKIEVDALVESGLKKDEAIFNVLREYIKDSKNIMFEGDGYSEEWAIEAAKRGLNNLKTTPEALSRELDPKFIALFEELGIYTHREMEARNEIKLEKYSTVIAIEARVIADIARNHIIPCALKYQNRLIENVKGLKEIFGDTEYQTLAKEQMSLIRDISGHVSIIKVEVENLLEAIENAKSKSNSREMAESFCEEVIPFFAKIRNSSDELEMMVDDELWPLTKYRELLFTR from the coding sequence ATGTCAAATTTAAGATTTAAAGCATTAGAATTACTTTCTCAGAAAGATTATAGAAAAGAAAATGCAGTGGAAGTTCCTGCAAAATTATCTTCCCTTTTTTGTGAAAACGTTTTCTCAGAAGAAACGATGAGAGAATATTTAACCAAAGAAGCATTTATGTCCATTCAGAACGCCATTAAAAGCGGACTGAAAATCCAAAGGGACGTCGCAGATCAAATCGCAGTGGCCATGAAAGACTGGTCGATAAGCAAAGGAGCTACCCACTACACTCATTGGTTTCAACCTTTGACTGGATCTACCGCAGAAAAGCACGACTCCTTTTTTACTCCATTCGAAAGTGACCGCGCCATTGACCGGTTTTCCGGGGGAATGTTGATTCAGCAGGAACCGGACGCCTCCTCTTTTCCAAACGGCGGAATTAGAAACACTTTTGAAGCGCGTGGTTATACAGCTTGGGATCCAACTTCGCCCGCGTTCATCATGGGAACAACTTTATGTATTCCTTCCATTTTCATTTCCTACACCGGCGAGACTTTAGATTACAAAGCGCCTTTGCTTAGAGCATTACATGCCGTAGATGAAGCTGCGACAGATATTTGCCGTTCTTATTTTGACAAAAATGTAACCAAGGTGATTCCTACTTTAGGTTGGGAGCAGGAATATTTCCTGGTTGATTCTGCATTGTATCAATCAAGACCGGATTTGGTCATTACCGGAAAAACCCTTTTGGGGCATTCTCCCGCAAAAGGCCAACAGTTAGACGATCACTATTTTGGCTCGATTCCTACGCGGGTAATGAACTTCATGAAAGAGCTGGAAATCAAATCAATTCAACTGGGAATTCCTGTAACGACGCGTCATAACGAAGTTGCCCCGAATCAGTTTGAATTAGCTCCGATGTTTGAAGAAGTAAATGTCGCCGTGGACCACAATTCATTATTGATGGATTTAATGGCAAGAGTTGCACACAAACATCATTTCCATATTTTATTCCACGAAAAACCATTCGCAGGAGTGAATGGAAGCGGAAAACACAACAACTGGAGTTTGGCCACCGATACCGGTGAAAATCTTTTAAGCCCAGGAAAAAACCCTAAAAAAAACCTACAATTTTTAACCTTCTTCGTCAATACGCTGAAAGCAGTTCATGATTACGCAGATTTATTAAGAGTGAGCATTGCTTCCGCAGGTAACGATCACCGTTTAGGTGCCAATGAAGCGCCGCCTGCTATTATTTCTACCTTTATCGGTTCGCAGTTATTTGGCGTTCTGGAAGAACTTGAAAAAGTAAAAGACGGGAAATTATCTCCTGAAGAAAAAACAGACCTTAAATTAAATGTGGTGGGTAAAATTCCAAATATTTTATTAGACAACACCGACAGAAACAGAACTTCCCCATTTGCCTTTACCGGCAACAAATTTGAAATCAGAGCGGTTGGATCCTCTGCGAATTGCGCTGAAGTGATGACCGTGATGAACGCTATTGCCGCCAAACAGTTTAAAACTTTTAAAATAGAAGTCGATGCTTTGGTGGAAAGTGGCTTGAAAAAAGACGAAGCAATTTTTAACGTATTAAGAGAATACATAAAAGATTCTAAGAATATCATGTTTGAAGGCGACGGTTATTCCGAAGAATGGGCCATCGAAGCCGCCAAAAGAGGACTGAATAATTTGAAAACAACTCCAGAGGCACTGAGCAGAGAGTTGGATCCGAAATTTATTGCATTATTTGAGGAGCTTGGCATTTACACTCACCGTGAAATGGAAGCGAGAAATGAAATTAAATTAGAGAAATACTCAACAGTAATCGCTATTGAAGCAAGAGTAATCGCTGATATTGCAAGAAACCACATTATTCCCTGCGCCCTTAAATATCAGAACCGCCTCATTGAAAATGTGAAAGGACTAAAAGAAATTTTCGGAGATACCGAGTATCAAACTTTGGCTAAAGAACAGATGAGCCTGATCAGAGACATTTCAGGGCATGTAAGCATCATTAAAGTAGAGGTTGAAAATCTACTTGAAGCAATTGAAAACGCAAAATCAAAAAGCAATTCCCGGGAAATGGCCGAGTCTTTTTGTGAGGAAGTCATCCCATTTTTTGCTAAAATCAGAAACTCTTCTGATGAGCTTGAAATGATGGTTGACGACGAATTATGGCCACTGACCAAATACAGAGAACTTTTATTTACAAGATAA
- a CDS encoding C40 family peptidase → MKKRVLFYCAAVFTTLSMQSCVTNYVVSTPTTYANEYKSNAKLAAIDNKKLALAKEQLLSSFKDEQLVASKNLEAIVKNEEIAKAVRFSQKIDDILTEAETYLGTPYRYGGMTRKGIDCSAFVLSVFGATAGMSLPRVAASQAQEGEKVEKSNLQKGDLVFFSHGRGRISHVGIVENVTENGTVKFIHAATSKGVMISSLDDSYWGPKFRFAKRILSQDDFNSNIANN, encoded by the coding sequence ATGAAGAAAAGAGTTTTGTTTTATTGTGCTGCTGTGTTCACTACATTATCAATGCAGTCTTGCGTAACCAATTATGTAGTTTCTACACCAACGACTTACGCTAATGAATACAAATCGAATGCCAAACTAGCAGCGATAGACAATAAGAAACTGGCACTAGCAAAAGAACAATTATTAAGCAGCTTTAAGGATGAGCAATTGGTAGCATCTAAAAACTTAGAAGCTATTGTGAAGAACGAAGAAATTGCAAAAGCAGTTCGGTTCTCACAAAAGATAGATGATATCCTAACTGAAGCAGAAACCTATTTAGGAACTCCGTATCGATACGGTGGGATGACCAGAAAAGGAATTGACTGTTCCGCTTTCGTTCTATCGGTTTTCGGTGCAACTGCAGGCATGAGCTTGCCTAGAGTAGCAGCCTCCCAAGCACAGGAAGGAGAGAAAGTAGAAAAAAGCAACCTTCAGAAAGGAGACTTGGTATTCTTTTCACATGGTAGAGGTAGAATTTCACATGTAGGAATCGTGGAAAATGTAACAGAAAATGGCACAGTCAAATTCATTCACGCCGCAACGTCCAAAGGAGTAATGATTTCTTCGCTCGATGATTCTTATTGGGGACCCAAATTCAGATTTGCCAAAAGAATATTATCACAAGACGATTTCAACAGCAACATCGCAAATAATTAA
- the rodA gene encoding rod shape-determining protein RodA, translating to MKWAQGIDKLGLSLYFLLCGFAVANIYSVEPASGTRQAVWLGVSVFVGLIIFTTRAKFFENMSGIIYIGGILLLIGLFPFGTEILGQKNWYKFGALSLQPVEFSKIGTALMLANYVSGPDFNLKYKKSLWTSLAIIGVPAVVVLAIPDVGSLLVFTAFFIALFREGMSGWVFGVGLIFAAVFLVALAIDPIYVVAAIVVITAIVLFLNSYKIHWNVLSVAAIIGGVGILCGLAYGAPSILEKMPKHQRERIEVLYKGERAFRDTSGYNLLYSKTAIGSGGFFGKGYREGSVTQGKFVPEQSTDYIFCTVGEEWGFFGSAMLVIVYSVFIGRIYYLSEKQKSTFNRVFGYCFASILLMHFSINLGMVMGLFPTVGIPLPFFSYGGSSLLAFSMLTFIFFKLNYTDRNSLV from the coding sequence ATGAAGTGGGCACAGGGTATTGATAAATTAGGACTTTCTCTTTATTTTCTGCTGTGCGGTTTTGCTGTAGCAAATATTTACAGTGTGGAACCTGCGAGCGGAACAAGACAAGCTGTTTGGCTTGGAGTGTCTGTTTTTGTGGGGCTCATAATATTTACGACGAGAGCAAAGTTCTTCGAGAATATGTCTGGCATCATCTATATCGGCGGTATTCTTTTGCTCATTGGTCTATTCCCTTTTGGGACAGAAATTTTGGGACAGAAAAACTGGTACAAATTTGGCGCGTTGAGTTTGCAGCCTGTGGAGTTTTCAAAAATAGGTACTGCTTTAATGTTGGCCAACTATGTCTCCGGTCCTGATTTTAATTTAAAATATAAGAAATCCCTCTGGACTTCTTTAGCAATTATAGGAGTTCCGGCTGTGGTGGTTCTGGCAATCCCAGATGTGGGTTCCTTATTGGTTTTCACCGCTTTTTTCATCGCCTTATTTCGGGAAGGAATGTCGGGATGGGTTTTCGGTGTGGGACTGATTTTCGCTGCTGTTTTTCTGGTCGCGCTTGCCATTGATCCTATTTATGTGGTGGCCGCCATAGTTGTAATAACCGCCATTGTTCTCTTTTTAAATTCTTATAAAATTCATTGGAATGTATTGTCCGTAGCGGCAATCATTGGTGGCGTCGGAATTCTTTGTGGATTAGCATACGGAGCTCCCTCTATTTTAGAGAAAATGCCCAAACACCAAAGAGAAAGGATAGAAGTTTTATACAAAGGTGAAAGAGCTTTTCGGGATACGTCCGGATATAATTTACTTTATTCGAAAACTGCGATTGGTTCAGGCGGATTTTTCGGTAAAGGTTACCGTGAAGGTTCTGTAACGCAAGGGAAATTTGTTCCAGAGCAAAGCACAGATTATATTTTCTGTACCGTTGGCGAAGAGTGGGGCTTTTTTGGCAGCGCAATGCTTGTGATCGTTTATTCTGTGTTTATAGGAAGAATTTATTATCTGTCAGAGAAGCAGAAATCTACCTTTAACCGGGTTTTTGGTTATTGTTTCGCTTCTATACTGCTGATGCACTTTTCGATCAATCTGGGAATGGTGATGGGGCTTTTCCCAACGGTGGGGATTCCGCTGCCGTTTTTCAGTTATGGTGGGAGCTCTTTGCTGGCATTTTCGATGTTGACCTTTATTTTCTTTAAACTAAATTACACGGACCGAAACAGTTTGGTTTAA